The nucleotide sequence ggagggggaggggggatgcTGAGGAGGAGCCAGAGTCAGCCACTAACGAGGCAGATGTGGagcaaggagagaaaagaaagccaCGGCCAGCCACCCAGCCTTACTTTCTTCCCCGAGGGCGCCAGGCACAGAGTGGCACAGGCAGCTCAAGAGCCTAGCAAGCAAGAGAGCCCAGAAGTCAGCAAGAAGTCACAGGACCACTGACAAAGGGAAGAAGGCTGGGAGCTGGGCCCCTGCTCCCAGAAGTGCCAGCAGCTCTGCCCACGTTCCTTCTCACACTCTGGGTATAGGGCAGCACACTGCAGGTCCTCCCAACATCCCATGATCTCTGCCTCTACACAGTAGCCAGGAGAAGATGCCTAAAGGGAAGGCAGAAGCCAATCTGTCAGGGTTAACAGCTGGCAGGGCTCGGCACAGGAGAACCCGCCAAGGAAAATTAAGCTAATGGACTTGGGGCCCAGGCCTCTGCTGGGCTGGACTGTGGATCCTGAACAGAATTTCCCCAAGTACTGCAGTAACGGGAGGACGAATATAGGGAAGGGGCTGGTCTCAAGGTCCTAAGAAGCTGGTGGCCACAACCAGGCAGAGGAAAGGGGGTGGGTGCCAAGCGCTGGCAGTGTCACTGTGGACAGCCTGTCCCTGGGGCCCGAGTTCAGCCTAGGACACGAGGACAGGCCATCAGGAAATTCTGTTCTCTCCAGATTCGAACTCTTTTGTATGACTAGCCCCCATCCAGTGTCCTCATTCCTCCTGGCACACAGGGCACTTCCTAAAATAGTGCAAGCCTTAATCTCAGGTCTTACATTTGAGAAGCAGCCAGGAGAGTCTGGGTTAGAATCCTGCCTTTCACTGCAGGGTTAGCCTAGGTCTACTTTCTGTAAATAGGGCTAACACTTGTACCATCCATTCCATAAGACTTGTGAAGAAAGGGCTTTAGTAAAGCATGAGGCATGCTACCTAAAGGGGTTTCCTATGGCTGCTCCTTATCTCTCCAACCAAACCTAAATGGGGTAGGCCCTGTACCTTATTCTACATTCCCACCGGGTCTAATACACAGAAGAGGCTAACTAGCCACTGAAATGACCTGAACTGACTCTCCTAAACCACCTCAGGAAATCTGGCTACTTCCCAAAGCTCAAAGTCACTTTGACTAAATATCGCTGACTGTGAATTTGGCTGGAAACAAACCTCTGAGCTGGAGGCAGAGTAGCCTCCCTCATAGGCCGGCTCCAGCTCCGGCTCTAGCTCCAGCAAGGCAAGGTCACAGCTGCTCCAGCTGTCCCTGCAGGGCACAGCTGACATCCTGGATCAGAAAGGACCCTTCCTGCCTAGGAGCTCCCCAACAGCCTACAGGATTACACCCCAACTCCTCTCTCAGCCCTCAGTGCAGCATTTCTGGACTCGTCACACTCTGACCTCCACCTACCTCCCCAGCTTTGCCTCCTACTAGCCTTCTATTTATATGCCATATAGTCAAAAAACATGGATCTCATTTTCCCCTTAACATGGCAGGATCAAGTCAAGCAAAATCAGCCCAGcctttattaagaacctactatgttgtgtggccctgagcaaatcatttaactcccactgcctagtccttaacacttctgccttggaacaaacacacagtactgattctaagacaggaggcaagggtttaaaaaagaaaaaggaaagaggaagaagagcctactatgtgccaggcactgttctaagagcGAGGGATGTAAAGGCAAAGAATGGGCACTATTCTCAGGAAGGGCTCCAAAAGGGGGAAACAGCATGCACAGACAACTGAGTACAAACCAGATAATGGATAAATAGCCGATgccagagggaaggcactgaggCTAAGGGAGAGCCCAAAGGCTTCTTCCAGAAGGAGAACTTTGGTTGGGActaaggaagccaggagatggagagaaCTGTGGCCATGGAGGCCATGCAGGACCACTTTAGACTACTCATGGTCATTTCCTCTCTGATGGTCTGGCTCTCCCCTAGCTTCCATTTCTGTATCAGTCTCTCTAAATGGACTACAAGTCTCTCAAAGTCAGAGGCCGTGCCATATGCCTTTCTGCCTTCCCAGGGCCCAGTACAGTGTCCTATACACAAAAGGTGCTTGCTTAGTTTACATTTGTTGTTGACAAGGCATCCTAGAATGTGTTGGCCTAGGAAGGGTCCTCCATGACACCATTTTACCAATAAGTAAACTCAGGCCCAACACAGCAgaggacttgtccaaggccacccAAGCGTCTGTTTTTTTACACACAAGGTTTTAAATGACATGCTGACAATAAGTCAGCATGCTGAAAAATCCCAATTCCCAAAGGTTGGAGACTAGGGACAATCCACAGGGCCCATTAAAATCAGTTCCTGGGGATAGTTTGGGTTCCTCTGTTTCCAGAGAACTGGAGGAAATGACCAAGACTCTGGGACTAACCCTAAAGGCTCTTGGACCCCATGCTTCCTTTAACAGTTTTCTCCAAGGGAGGCTCTCAACCACTTGGTAGAGGGAATACACTGGGCTGAGCCAGGCAATCTGAGGGAAGGGACCACAGTTTATCACAACTCGTATCTGACTCAGCACAGACCACAatgcacacagcaggtgcttaaacACTGATGAAGGAGTTAGAGTCACTGGCTCCCAGTCAATGTTGTGTTTCCAGGCTAAAGTAAGGCTTGAGGGACAAACAATAATAGGGTGTCCTGGGTAGCTCTCACTAATGGACATCAGGCTACCTCCAGGCCAGGGTGGGCACCTACATCCTGTGCCAAGAGGAAGCAGCCAGTGGCTGTGCAGGGTCACAGATACCAGGTGTGGTGGCCTGGAAAACATCCAGTGGGAAAGAAACCATCAACAAGCCCTGCCTTCATCCTGGCACGCAATAGTATGTTTTATAACAAGCTGCTTTCGCATCCTTTCCCTCACTTCATCCTCACTCAAATCCTGTGAGAAGACCAAGTCAGGTCAAGGACTTGTGCTCTCCTGAACTCTTAATGAGCTGGGCCAACACAGGGTGGGAGGACCCAATGCCCCTCCCCAGGAGATGCCTCACAGAGCAGCCCACAATCCTAGACCATGGGGTTGCATTCCTCACCCCACTCCTTCCCACAGGTTGACCCAAGCCCCTCCAGGAGCCAGAGCACCCAGAGTTAAAGTAAAAACTGCTACTGAGCTGTAAGGCACGATGAACAGGGTGACTGCAGAAAGGGctggaaagaactccatgaactgatgcagagtgaagtgagcagaaccaggggaacactgtacacagtaacagcaatattgtagaatgatcaattgtgatagacttagctactctcagcaatacatggatccaagacaattctgagggactcatgacagAGAATGCTTTattacacctccagagaaagaactgttgggagtcagaatgcagacaGAAGCCTGCTATCTTTCCCATTAgtttattcacatttttattttggggtttgggttttataggAGTATTCtcttagaaaaacaaacaatatggaaatgtcttgcatatttctgggttatacatatataacccagaaaagaaaataaaaaagctgaCCGGCTTCCTACCAGTTGACCTGACTTCATCCTCCTAAAACATGCTGCCTTTCTCACTGGTGGGACTACTGTTTCTTGGTGCTCAGACCAGAAACAAGAGTACGCTGTGTGCAATGTATAATGAAGGTGACTGGGACGGTATTAAGCCAGAGTTGACTTATGTTTACAGAGTAAACACTCTGTCCTACCAGTAGCCCAATGTGTTCAAAAGCCTTGACCTTGACCGTTAGGGAGAGGTTCTCTGCCTATCCCATGAGGAAGGATTTGTATCTGCTGGGGAGTACCTTCACCCTATAGACGGACCTTGGCTATGCCCCCAACCCCCTGCCCTGGgcaacctcaggcacttacttcTGCCCTCTCCTCCCCAGCTACAAAATGAGAGGGATTGTACTAGAGAATTCCCAAGTTCCCTTCTAGGGATAgttcagacagacagacacatcataaagagaaaaagaagagaaccctctctgcctctcttaaccAACACAGGATGGATAAAGAAAGCATCCCGGTGGCTTAAAAGGGCTGAGATCCCGAGGGTTGAAGTATACagtgtaccaaaaaaaaaaaaaaaaaaagtgcctgcCTCTCACCACTCCAGGCCAGCACCTGCTGCCCAAGCAGGAAGAACAGTTCAGTGCCCATTGGCACATACACCCCCTTCACCCTACCCCCACACTGCAGACATCCTGCCACTGGCGGAAGCTCTGGGAAACCAGGCAAGGAGCCAACTCTTTGGCAAGGTGCTGATCTTAGGAGTGTCCTCTTTCTATCCCTCCTGAAGGGTAAGACCCCAAGTCTGGGCCAGCTTCTAGATACTCTGATCATTCTTTCTCCAACCCTGGAGACTATAAAGCTCTTTCCTACGCTTCTAGCCTTTGGCCCAGCCTGCAGGACCCTGGCACAAGTACTAATGCTTCCAAACCACAGAAGAAACTAGCCAAGGCTAGGTGGAGCCAGTCCTGGGGCTGCCATGAATTCAGATGGCTGTTTTCATGGACCCTTCCAGTGGTTCCCAGGATATCTGGGTTCCTGCAGTAGCCTCTAACCATGGGATGCTACCAGGTTCCTGGACAAAAGTTTGTTACCACCCCTTGCTCCTTGGGGGCTGATAGACACTACATGGCAGCAGATACCACTGAAtccatcttattattttttaaaacccttaccttctgtcttagaatcaatattatgctttagttctaaagcagaagagcagcaagggctaggcaaatgaaaatacacagctaggaagtgtctgaggtcaaatttgaacccaagacctccctggcctggctttctatccactgaggcacctactTGCCCCCGAAACCATTTACAATCAAGTGTATTGTGGGTTATTAATAAATAACTTGTTCTCTGCTGCCCTAGGTAGAAATAGGCAGCATTTTCAGTCTCTGGATTCCAAAGAGCAAGGTTTCCTGCCTAATGAGGTGAGTCACTTGGTCCTGTCCAGACTTCTCAAACAAAGTACATGGGTTACCAAGACAAGGTGCTTCCAAAACATCAGGGGCTCAGGGGCCTGACCAGCTTGGGCTTTGATTGTGGAATAAAGCAGAAGCTCCCCAGATTCCTGAGAGCCAGATAGATCCTAAATCCAGGTTAATAAAAGAGAACTGAAGACATGGGGCACACAATAAAAGGGAAAACTACTCTGAAAGGCCTCAAAACAAAGCACTAGTGACCCTCAGGCAAGGTGACCACAGATGTAGCATTTTCAGTCAGAGCCAATGTAGTCATCTGTTCTGTTTGATGTAAATGTTACAAGGGAGGGTTTGTGGAGGAGCTGGTGGTGGAGGGAGAGTCAGTGGGAAGTGGCAgaggtggggaaaaaagaagagaaaatttccaGCGTGAATGGGTGTCAAAGTGAAGAGAAatgccttcccccttcccttttttgcaGAGGTAGGGGACTATGGGCAGAGAATTGCTTATACTGCACCCTCCCTGTagtctttgttacaagggatggctaGCCAGTTGTGGGACATGGATGATGATAGCAACTggtgagaaagggaggagagacaaGGATGAACATCAAGAGAGAAGAGCACCTAGGAACAGAGGACAGATGACAAGGGCcacagaggtcaagaaggatgtaCATGGAGAAAAGACCAAAAGCTTACAAAGAAAATGCTCTGTTCTGCCAGTTTTAAAGCCAAACtctgatggagagagagagatctgccTGCAGGTGTGGCAGAAGCTCTAGGAAAGACCAAGGCTCAGGGACCATCTGGCAGAGCTGAGTAGCATGTCCAGAAGATGAGCCATGGTAGGGCCTTTCTCAGAAACTCTCAGGGATGGGATGTTAGATAAAAGCTTTGGCCAAGATGGGATGTGGCCTTAGGTTCCGCAGGGCTGGGCAACTCTCAGGAGTTGTGGGTGGACAACAAGGTCAGAATTCACTTTTGCAGCCCTTCGGCGACAGAGTGGAAATGGAGAGATGGGTTcttctggctcccaatccacttaCAAAAGGGCATGTCCCCCACCCCAACAAAAGCTTAGACTCAACTGGCACCAAAGGCCTATGAAACCTGGCTCCCAGCTACGTGTTCAGGCTTGAATCTTATTCCCCATCCCAGGTAGTCTACACTCCAACCTGTGGCCGTTCTCATGTCTACATAGCAACCTGACTACTTTTTGGTCCTTTATTCTCATGCGGCTCCCCTCCAATGATGGCCTCTGACTTCCGTAGTTCTCCAGGCTTGGAAATGACTGCCCCTAGCGTAGGTGTTAGAAATCTCTAAAccaaaagcaactgcttgaacacattggtttgatgtggacatgatttgggatgtagactctaaacgaccaccctagtacaactatcaataatatggaaataggtcttgatcaacaacacatgaagaaaccagtggaaatgtgtgttggctacaggggaggtggggggtgggggtggaagcaagaacatgcatcatgtaaccatggaaaaattttttttcctaaaaaataaaataaaaaaaatctctaaaccAAAGTCTTCCCTGACCCTTGCCCACCCCACTCAAACAGAACACTAGGACTGGCTCTCCTCTGCTGGCATCCCATTCTGTCTTTGTAACATATGGGGTGTCCTTTGCTTTCTCCCCTCATCAGTCCATAAAAAGCCAGAACTGTCCATTTTCATCTCATACTGCCCATGACAGCAACCCTTCatgtttgctgaatttaattAGGGAAACAGAATCTGAAGAGGCTGGACAAGGGGAGTGACCTGACCCTCCCGGGGTCAGTGGGAGGACATGGCACCTGTGAGCAGACACAGACAGCTCCTCAAAAAGAACACATCTGCTAGcactggggggggaggggggagtccTCTCACAGTCTGATGAGGAGGATGGAACAGCATAAATTGTACAGCTGATGGCTGTGTGCAGAAAACCTACCTCCTGAGTGGAAAAACCAAGATCTGGAGGGTCCCATCCCCTTTTCAAGGTTAAACTCAACAGCCCCCGATTACCTACAAACCCACCACAAGCTTCTCCTGAATTTCTGCAGCTCTCTTCTGGAATTCATCTGTCATTTCCTAACAACAGAGGGCTGgaaagacctcagaagtcatctagagCTCCCCCCTTGTTTTGGGGATGAGGAAGCAGAGACCCAGAAAGTGTACGTGTGGGagtagtaacaacaataataatagcaaatactTATAGATCCCTTACAAAGGGCCAGGCACGGTGctgagtgctttataattattatttataattattagcaCATTTGATCCTtatcacaaccctgggagggaagtGCTCCtgttactctcattttacagatgaggaaactgaggtaaataggttAAGTAGtctacccagaatcacacaactagcaagtgtctaaggccacatttgatctcggatccttctgactctaggtcagATGTTTCATCCACTGCACTACCACTGAGCCAGAGTTAGACCCCaagtcttctgcctccaaatccagtatttttttttttaaacaataccaCACCACTGTTTACCACCTGCATCCCCAGCATGTGTAGCCTTCCATGGTGGCTGTGTATGTGCCTCTCCCCAAGGAGAATAGAAGGTTCTCAAGGCAGAAAGGGACAGAGGCCCTCAGGCCCCAAACTCGGGAGTTTCCACCAGCATACCTCCTGGCCATGCCTCCCATACTCCTCCCAGACCCCTCAGTGCCTCCCCCTTTTGCTGGCTGAAATGTCTGAGTCCCTCATCTGGCATTGGAGACCCTTTACCACAGGATCCCAAGCATCAATTCCTCTCCTTCAAGCCCATTCCCCAGCCAAACCAGATGCTCTCCAAGAGTCCCTGGGCTTTCTCCTCTTTGCTCAAAAACTAGTCTCTCCCCCTTTCCATCTGTGGCAATGCTCCGCTCGTCCCCATCAAACCCAGTCCACTTGACATGTACACTCTCAATCACAAATCTTGATTAAGTGGTGAAGGGAGACCATCTctgtccttgaggagcttatGAGCGACCAGAGAAAACAAGCCAATTACAAGGCCCTGCAAGAAAAGTATTCAGTAAAGGGGgtttaagctgagtcttgaaggaaacaagaTTCTAAGAACTGGGGTCAGCCAGTGAATAAAGGAGGATGCTGGATGAGGAACAATATACAGGCCACCTTGGCTGAACCCCAGAGTTTGTGAAGGGAAGCAATGCTACTGGAGTGGCAAGGTAGGTGCCAGGCCTTCCCCTCTGCATTCTGGCACCAGCTGGTTAGGGACAACACTAGGTAGACAGTACTGAGTTCTTAGAAGCCTCACCCCAAGCTGAAATGTCTGGAACATTTCAGAAAAATAGCCAGGCAGTGTTCAAAGAAACTCCAAAGtcggggagctcactaccttccAGAGGCGCACAATACACTTTGGGAAGCTCCAATTTCCAGGCAAGCTCTCCTTACTCAAGCCCCAAATCTACCTCTCTGCAACACTCAGCCACTGCTGCTAGTTCCAAGTCTTCCTGAGAAGTGGAAGCAGTTATCACACCCTCTTACATCTTCTTCTCAGGTCTTTCAAACCATTTCCCAGAAGGTTTGGAACTATTGAACCCAGGACTAGTGGCTTCTAGGCTGGTCCACTCACTTCTACAGCTCCTCTGGGATTCCAGGATCCCGGTTACAGGACCAGAGAGGGTCCCTAGGTCTGGCTTCAATACTTCCAGGCAGATCCCTTCACTCAACTCATGAGATGGTCATGAGGAAAAGCAGCAGATGAAGCATCCCTGCCCTCAGAGCAGGCCTTCCACTACGGCCCAATTTCAGCCCTAGGAGCTGCCATTCCACTCTgaccttcattccttccttctcagaGAAGCCAAGGAAGGACATCAGAAATGGCTTCCCCTGTCTCAAGATTCTCTGGCCACCTGCTCTCCTGCCCTCCCCAGGCCCAGCCCTGTTGGCTTAGCTCCCCAACTCATTTGATGCCACCAAGCATCGGGGCTTGGCCAGTGACGGGCAGAGAACCCCACCCTCCAAGGGGGAAAAAGCCTTGGCAACTCTGAACCAGCTTGCAGAGATGCTTCACTGACTGACAGCGAAATTGTGAACTGGGCCAAAGTGTATTTTTAGAAACCATCCATTTGCCTTTTGCCATCTCCGGCCCCAGAGGCCTATCCCTACCCTAGATCCCTGGTACCTTCCTGCTGCCTCCTAATGCCCGAGGTCCTTTCCACTGAACCTCACCTCTTCCCCATCCAAATGTACTAAGTACTAAGGTGTTAAAGACGGCTCTCAAGGTCTATTATGTAACTCCATTAACGCCCCAGTTAAACCCAAAAGGGAGAATTCCTAAAGGTAAGAACtataaacaatatggaagatACTAGAGGCAATAGAGAAAGTTTCCTAAGACCTCCCAAAAACATCTCGTCCAACTTGCTCACATTAATAGACAGCTCGCTATTCCCCGTCAGGGACCAGCCGGCCTCACAGAGGAGGCTGcttttaggaaagaaaagaggcTGTGGCTGAGGCCCCTCTGCACTAAGccaagggagggggagagagcaCCCCAAGTCCAGAGCTTGATAAGTATTTCTAGTTCCTGCTATCATCTCTCCCCAACAGGACTTCTTCCCCAGAGCCAGGGACCCAGCAGGTGCCTACATGGTGCTTGGAATAGCCTTCATCCATTTGTAGACTCAGAGCCTGGGAAACACCCAGCATGAGTTGATCAGAAATCACACGAGGCGCCATCGGGGGCTCGTGTGCAGACACGTGTCTGGGGTAGACACCCAGCACCCGCTTCTCGCTCCAAGCCTGTATCCGACGAGCTGGGCCTCTGCCCATCTCAGTGAAATGCTAGTGCTGAGGGAGGGGATGGGCGAGCTTGGCCCCGCTGGCAGACCTGCCATCCAAACTCCAGGAGGGAGATGGAGCGCCAGCCATCAACTCACACTGTGTGTCTCCATGTCACACACACAGAATCTCTCACAAACATCTGAACACACAGtctgtgtcacacacacacacacacacacacacacacacacacacacacacacacacacacacacacacacacacttctttgcgctcagtttccccattttcctCTGGCCCAGGCCTGTGATTTCGCTGTATCTCCTAAGTGTGAGCCATAGCGGGGCCCACGTCTGaggtttccctctctccctcagttCCCAAATCAAATGCAATCTAGGGGTGTCCCAAGAAAGCAGGACCTGACccgaggcaaatcacttaaacagtttccctccatttcttcaaATGTGAAACAGAGACAATGATTGCAGCTACCTCCCAGCgttgttaggaaggtggaatGATGGCAGGGCCACACACAAAGCACttggctcagtgcctggcacgtgGCACACTTTCAGCCAAACGcttcttcacttcctttcccttcgAGGTGGGATGACTCTTGGCACCCAGAGCCCAGGGCAGCCGATAAAAGGGCAAGGAAACCATAAACCCAAAGGACTCTGAACAAAAGGGTTTGAGAATGGGGCTGGCAACATCTGAGCACAACTATACCTTTGTGGGTGGCTTTGTTCCTTCCCAATTCCGCACATCCATGGAAGGGGGGACCTGGTAGATGTCTTGTCCCATCCCGGCAGAAGGGGGCACTTGGTAGATATCCTGAGGAGGGCTCACAGGCCCAGGGGGCACCTGGTACACGTCCAGAGTGGGGTTTAGCGATGGGGGCACTTGGTAGATTTCCTGGGCTGGGCTCTGGAACTGGTGATGGGGTGTCTGCTTCTGGTACATTAGGGGCTGCTTGGCCGGAGGAGACTGGAACTGCCCACTGGAAGGAGGGACCTGGTAGACACCCTGCTGGGCCTTGTTGGGGCCTGGGATCAGGTAGACACTGTCTCCTGGGGTCTGGTAGGCGGGGTGCATCGGGGCATACTGGGAGGCTGGTGAGTGCACATTGTAGAGGCCCTGGGGATGGCAGGGCAGGGCTGGCTGCGGCTGAGGCTGAGGCTGCCCCTGGCCCGGCCCACTTTGTTTCTTGTCATACATGCCCACTAGGATCTTGAGCCGGTTGCCTGGTACGATGCCCTGGCGCCCATGCAGGGAGCAGAGCCACCAGCCATCCAGGCCTTGAGTGTTGCGCTCCAAAACTGTCATGATGTCACCCTTGCGGAAGGACAGCTCATCGGGGGATTCCGCCACATTGTCATAAAGGGCTTTGGCCAGCACGTTCTGGGGACAGAGAGGAGAAGACTGGTTAAAGGCTGGTCAGGAGAGGCTGCTCTCTACCTTTAGCTCCAAACCTCCCTGCAGCCTGGCCCTGGCACAGCCCCACACCCCAACTCAGCATCAGGAGGCCAGGTGTGGACTCCAAGCAACCCCCTACATCCCCTTCCCTGGGCAGGAGCCCCCAATCCTGGATTTCTCCACACTCTTCCCCCCAGCTGCTCACACTGATGGCCTGGACCCTGCTGAACCCACACATGTCTCTTTGCTGAGCTGAGTAAAATGTCCCTTAAAACTTCCCTAAAATCCCCTCCTTCATATTTCAGGTAGGACCCCCACGGGTCTGCTTGTGAACTCGGGCTCTGTGTCCTCCTTCAACATGTCCAGAAGGGTTTTACAGACGATCATATGGCCCAGCCCCAGGCCCCCTCCCCAATCTGCCTACATCTTCCTGTCAGCTCACTTCCATAGGAATACAAGACATTGCATTTCTGAGCagccaagggaagggaaggagagatgccCAGAGAGGGGCAGGTGCCCTCAGCAGGACCCTCTAAGAACCTGAAGCTGGCATGAGAAGGCCTCAGACTCCCCTTCCAGCTCCCCAAACCCAAGGCCATGCATCTCCCCAAGTGCCATGGGGAATTCTAAGGTCCCTGGTTCTAGCTCCATGGAAATAAGTCATGTGAAACTGAATCAAGTGGCACTTTGGGGGACCCACCCTGGACACTAGGGACCTAGCCACGACAGCTCCCACTTAGGAATTATTccacaaaacattttccttatgACAAGAGCTAGGAGATGGTAGATAATCAGCCTTGTTTTACAGATTCCAGGAAACTACAGGTCAGAGGTAAAGTCCCTGGCCACAGGCCACTTCAGCCCATAAGGGACAAGcatcagaacttgaactcagatctgctGACATGGGGGCcgtgctctttccactaagctCTGGTGCCTCGGGGCTGTGACTAAGCTGCCCTGGGTTTCCTGACACATCCCCTCCATATGTGTAAAACTCCCAGAGAAGAGCTGCAGGAAGAGCCAGTCATGGCCTGAACCGTGCTAGTGGCTTGGGCTGACTCACTTCTGAAGCTCGGGATCCACTCAGTTTCGAAGGCTGATGCCACCCCTaccacccccccctccccaggggGCTGAGAAGGCCTCCTCAGCTCCAGGGCGGGGTAACACCCCCTCACTTCTCAGAGGCTGATGGAGCCCCTCATCTGTCCTGCTGCCCTGCTAGAGCTTGGTGGGGTTCCACAATTCAACTCCCAGCCCTACAAGGCTCCGGCCCCcccagaaggaagagaaagcCCTTCTGGAGGAGGGGGGCCGATCCCAGCCCCCCCTCCTCCTGTCCTtggttccccccccccaactttgtACTGCCCTAGGCTCTCTGATGGGGAGGGCTAAGGCTGGGCCTTAGAGCTTCTTTGTCTCCTCCATGCCTAGGACACTCATTGCACATGGTGGCCATCTAACAAACACTCATTTGTGGAATGGAATCCCAAGACAGCTGATGGGGACAACTAGCAAATGGGGGCTACAAGACAAGCTGTCTAAAGCCCTTGGCAAGCAGATAACTGTGGAAGCGAAGCAGTGGATAATCACCCGGCCTGGAGCCagaagatctgaggtcaaatgtggcctcaggcacccTCCAGctctgtaactctgggcaagacgcgtcacctgtttgcctcagtttcctcaactgtaaaatgggtgcaACAAAAGCACCCACCTTATAGAataattgtgaagatcaaatgagacacatgtaattaaaaaaagagcttagtGCATTGCCTGGTACATGGAAGGCGTTAAGTTTTAGAACtgattattcccttcctttccttaccATCGTCCATTCCTGCTTGATTTAACTTCTGAGGCCCTATGGAGGAAGGCCTTCCCTTATGATCCATGATACACACGAAAAAGAAAGCACACAAAACATACCAATACATCTTGCCCAAATGGACGGAACACGGAGAAGAGGCAAGATACTGAACaaggtagtgagctccccttCACACATGTTATTTAAGCAGAGCTAATTTAACTACTTCTGGATGGCCAAAGGCAGAAAAGTCCAggctccctccctttcctccccctggGAGCCTCCTGCGGTCTGCTAATTCTCTCTGCCTTAGAGCCCTTTGTCTGGGGACTATGCCCAACACCTGGGACCGGAAGAAACCAGTTATTCTGTCTAACCGgctcactttacaggtgaggagactgaggcccagtcGAGCCTGAAAGCAGGTCCCAGGGGTGGGGAGGCTGGAGGCTGGGGCTCAGAGGCAGCTGCTGCTCTCAGCCAGGCGGCCAGGCTGGCTCCCCACTGGCGGTTCCCAGGAAAATGACTGAGAGGCCAGGCCAGCTGTTGCAGG is from Gracilinanus agilis isolate LMUSP501 chromosome 2, AgileGrace, whole genome shotgun sequence and encodes:
- the BCAR1 gene encoding breast cancer anti-estrogen resistance protein 1; protein product: MADEESKSLVMHLRVGNHHRPDCCLAKLPWNRAPGPARAPPPALQTASSAHALLPVRGWGACSGSLASAWTAYAAAAAHLHEESERTNGEAGRACREPGWAVKAEGSPAQGRPRPVYRRSAAGWDPGGDALGAGPWSWGRPDRTAFPLLRRGARALGPGPEKMNYLNVLAKALYDNVAESPDELSFRKGDIMTVLERNTQGLDGWWLCSLHGRQGIVPGNRLKILVGMYDKKQSGPGQGQPQPQPQPALPCHPQGLYNVHSPASQYAPMHPAYQTPGDSVYLIPGPNKAQQGVYQVPPSSGQFQSPPAKQPLMYQKQTPHHQFQSPAQEIYQVPPSLNPTLDVYQVPPGPVSPPQDIYQVPPSAGMGQDIYQVPPSMDVRNWEGTKPPTKV